CTGCGATCGCTGAGCAGCTTTACGCTTCAACTCAGCCATTGACTGAGCTGGAGGTTGGGGACGGTGGAGTTTAGGATTACGTTGTCTGGTTCGCTTGCCCGATCTGGTTCGGGTAGGTGAGTTACCAGGAATGGGGCTACCAACTTGAGTGCGTCGCTCAGAAGGTAACAGATTTCTGGTACCTAACCCTTTGGCGGTTTCTCTAGTTGTTTCTTTCGGGGTAAGGGGCAGGAGGCGATCGCGCCAGAGGCTATCGTCGATTGAGTGGGCATCTCGCGATCCGGGGAGACGCTGAGCACTGTTAGATGGGCGTAAGGCACTCTCTCTCGGTGGACGGCGGGTTGTAGGTGCGATCGCGCTGCTTCTTGATGGCGACACCACTAATTTCCCGTTGGTCGTCGCGGGGGGCAATAAACGGCGATCTGTTTGGCCTGACAAAAGTTGCTTTAAATTGAGGCGCAAGTGTGGCTGAGCTCCAGCTCGATGGGTAGCCCGATGCCGTGATTGCGTTGGAGCATTAGGAATAGAGTTCTGAGCGGAGGGCAAAGTTTCGGGTTGGCTAGGCAGTCTTTTCGTAACTTCTTGTTGTTGTGATGCCTGCAACATTTGGCGACGACGGTGCCGACGGCTCATAGTGCTACCTTGATCTGTCATCAGCGAGCCTCCCGACACAACAAATTAAACTGTACACCTCTAGCCACACCGATCTTCCTCACTTCTCACCGATCTCCCTCGCTTCTCATGGTTGGCGTTGAGCAACGCTGCCGTTAGGTTAGTCGTATTTGCAGTTGATCACACAAATTTGGATGAATTTTAACCTTGTTCTGCGGCAACTGTGCCTAATTACCCGCGATCGCGCCCCTATTTTCTGGTGGTGCCTCTCTTGAGAGGACTCTAATGAAAGGACTCTAAGACAGCCCTCAATTCATACCTCTTCGTACTTCTGACTCTGCTGTAGTGCCCACTCCATTTGACTGAGAATACCCCGCAACATCGCCACCTCAGCAACCGAAAGTTCAGCTCGATTAAATAAGCGTCTAAACTTTTCCATGCGGCTGGTTGCAGTATGCGGGTAAAGATAACCAATTTTCAAGAGCAAAGTTTCTAACTGTTGATAATACGCTTCTAAGGATTCTAGAGGAGCGCTCAAAGTTGGGGTGGCTGAGGGCTGAGGAGTTGGTAGGGAAGTTGGTCTAGGGGCAATTTGAGGTATGACCATTGCTTCTGCACCCATCTGAACAAATTGATATAGCTCGTAGCAACAGACTGCGACTGCTTGAGCTAAGTTCAGCGAAGGATAAGTTGGGCTGGAAGGGATGCGAATGAACCGCTGCGCGTAGTTCAGCTCCTCGTTACTCAATCCTCGATCTTCTGGACCAAAAATTAAGGCTGATTGCCAATCATCGGTGGTCGTTGCCTCTGGGTTATTCCCCGTCTCTGTTGTCTCAACTGCTTTCTCAACTGCGATGGCTCCTGGTAATAGCCAAGGAAGAGCGGTTCGGGGATGTTCTAGTTCAGTTTCTAGGGTGCGAGTTCTGGCTGTGGTTGCGATCGCCCGTTGGCATCCCTGTAAAGCAGTGGGGAGATCTGGGACCAAACGTGCTGTGGTTAGCAAATC
This window of the Trichocoleus desertorum ATA4-8-CV12 genome carries:
- a CDS encoding RNA methyltransferase, translating into MSETALANVRIVLVEPAGPLNVGAIARVMKNMGLQQLVLVNSQCDPLGPEARQMAVHAADLLTTARLVPDLPTALQGCQRAIATTARTRTLETELEHPRTALPWLLPGAIAVEKAVETTETGNNPEATTTDDWQSALIFGPEDRGLSNEELNYAQRFIRIPSSPTYPSLNLAQAVAVCCYELYQFVQMGAEAMVIPQIAPRPTSLPTPQPSATPTLSAPLESLEAYYQQLETLLLKIGYLYPHTATSRMEKFRRLFNRAELSVAEVAMLRGILSQMEWALQQSQKYEEV